In Deinococcus sp. Marseille-Q6407, a single window of DNA contains:
- a CDS encoding SRPBCC family protein, giving the protein MNTKAVPPKKLPGAELPGSERTALGVLGGALLLTGLGRSGVSRLVLLGLGGGLGYMAARGRNPLATALKVDENDQGEVQVREAATIGKPVEQVYAQWRDLPNLPRIMSHLNRVEVLDGRRSRWTVQAPAPFGEVSWEAEITADEPQRRLAWRSLPGSTIENSGEVLFRPAPGDRGTEVAVRLTYRPPGGSFGAIAARIMGEEPSQQLRDDLMRFKREQELGYNPTTNGQTSGRADAGQRKPAPAAQPEVTSPSSKNTEKKGEQ; this is encoded by the coding sequence ATGAACACCAAAGCTGTTCCTCCCAAGAAACTGCCCGGCGCCGAGTTGCCGGGCAGTGAGCGTACTGCTCTGGGCGTCCTGGGCGGCGCCCTGTTGCTGACCGGTCTGGGCCGGTCGGGCGTCAGCCGCCTGGTGCTGTTGGGCCTGGGCGGCGGCCTGGGCTATATGGCTGCCCGGGGCCGCAATCCACTGGCCACCGCCCTCAAGGTGGACGAGAACGACCAGGGCGAGGTGCAGGTGCGTGAGGCAGCCACCATCGGCAAGCCAGTGGAGCAGGTCTACGCTCAGTGGCGCGACCTGCCCAACCTGCCGCGCATCATGAGCCACTTGAACCGGGTTGAAGTGCTGGATGGCCGCCGTTCTCGCTGGACCGTTCAGGCCCCCGCTCCTTTTGGCGAAGTGTCCTGGGAAGCCGAAATCACTGCCGACGAGCCGCAGCGGCGGCTGGCCTGGCGCTCGCTGCCCGGTTCTACCATCGAAAACAGCGGTGAAGTGCTGTTCCGCCCCGCTCCGGGCGACCGTGGCACTGAAGTGGCCGTGCGCCTGACTTATCGCCCGCCCGGAGGCAGCTTCGGTGCTATCGCGGCCCGCATCATGGGTGAGGAGCCGTCCCAGCAGCTGCGCGACGACCTGATGCGCTTTAAGCGTGAACAGGAACTGGGCTACAACCCCACCACCAACGGACAGACCAGTGGCCGGGCCGACGCTGGCCAGCGGAAACCGGCGCCAGCCGCGCAGCCTGAAGTCACTTCTCCGTCCTCTAAGAACACCGAAAAGAAGGGTGAACAATGA
- a CDS encoding zinc-dependent alcohol dehydrogenase has product MKAIVWQGINQIGVERVPDPELLLPTDAVIKITSTAICGSDLHLVDGAIPSMEKGDVLGHEFMGEVVEVGRDVKRLKVGDRVVVPFNIACGVCDACQRGMYSACDNSNPNHRMAEALYGATSGGALFGYSHMFGGYAGGQAQYVRVPFADVGPYKIETDLKDEQVLFLTDIFPTGYQAAEQCGILPGRDVVAVFGAGPVGQFAARSAQMLGAAHVIVIDRVPERLAMAEAAGCQTINYEKEDVLVALLESTGGRGPDHVIEAVGMEAHGHGPGAALDVTERVTGMTFDRITALRWAILSCAKGGTVSVPGVYGGLVDKMPMGAAFGKGLQFRMGQTHTHRYIGPLLSRIEAGEIDPSFVITHRASLDQAPDLYKTFRQKHDGCIKVVLNPWA; this is encoded by the coding sequence ATGAAAGCGATCGTCTGGCAGGGAATTAATCAGATCGGCGTGGAGCGGGTTCCGGATCCGGAACTGTTGCTGCCCACCGACGCCGTTATCAAAATCACCTCGACCGCCATCTGCGGCTCGGATCTGCACCTGGTAGACGGTGCGATTCCCAGCATGGAAAAAGGTGACGTGCTGGGCCACGAATTCATGGGCGAAGTCGTGGAAGTGGGCCGTGACGTCAAGCGGCTGAAGGTGGGGGACCGCGTGGTGGTACCCTTCAACATCGCCTGCGGTGTGTGTGACGCCTGTCAGCGCGGCATGTATTCCGCCTGCGACAACTCCAACCCCAATCACCGTATGGCGGAAGCGCTGTATGGTGCCACCAGCGGCGGCGCGCTGTTCGGCTACTCGCATATGTTCGGTGGCTACGCAGGTGGACAGGCGCAGTATGTGCGGGTGCCGTTCGCTGACGTAGGCCCTTACAAGATCGAGACCGACCTCAAAGATGAACAGGTGCTGTTCCTGACCGATATTTTCCCTACCGGTTATCAGGCAGCCGAGCAGTGCGGTATTCTGCCGGGCCGCGACGTGGTGGCGGTGTTTGGTGCCGGTCCTGTCGGCCAGTTTGCAGCCCGCTCGGCGCAGATGCTGGGTGCGGCCCACGTGATCGTGATTGACCGGGTGCCGGAGCGACTGGCGATGGCCGAAGCAGCCGGCTGCCAGACCATCAACTACGAGAAGGAAGACGTGCTGGTGGCGCTGCTGGAATCCACCGGCGGCCGTGGCCCCGACCACGTAATTGAAGCCGTGGGTATGGAAGCGCACGGCCACGGCCCCGGTGCTGCGCTAGACGTGACCGAGCGTGTGACTGGCATGACCTTCGACCGCATTACGGCGCTGCGCTGGGCCATTCTCAGCTGTGCCAAGGGCGGAACTGTGTCGGTGCCGGGTGTGTACGGCGGTCTGGTGGACAAGATGCCGATGGGCGCCGCATTCGGCAAGGGCCTGCAGTTCCGGATGGGGCAGACCCACACCCACCGCTACATTGGCCCGCTGCTGAGCCGCATTGAAGCCGGTGAAATTGACCCCAGTTTCGTGATTACTCACCGCGCCAGCCTGGATCAGGCGCCGGATCTGTACAAGACCTTCCGCCAGAAGCACGACGGCTGCATCAAGGTTGTCCTGAACCCCTGGGCCTGA
- a CDS encoding tryptophan 2,3-dioxygenase: MDLLRSAHQPVTDAHDEHLFIAIHHVSEVWLDLIVRELSAAMDLLAAGITDAPLKMLSRVVRAEEQMTNAWDVLKTMTPADYLEFRSAFGQASGFQSERYRMMEFMLGNRNEVMLRPHAHRPELHGPLQAALEAPSLYDLTLRLLAQAGFDLPAEVLERDFRRPYQSHPAVRAAWLAVYRDTARYWELYELAEKLLDVEDQFRRWRFNHLTTVERVIGFKRGSGGTSGAGYLKQALDTVLFPELWEARTEL; the protein is encoded by the coding sequence ATGGACCTCCTCAGAAGCGCTCATCAGCCAGTGACTGACGCCCATGACGAACACTTGTTCATCGCCATCCATCATGTTTCCGAGGTCTGGCTGGACTTGATCGTGCGCGAATTGTCGGCAGCCATGGACCTGCTCGCAGCTGGAATCACCGACGCACCGCTCAAGATGCTGAGCCGGGTGGTGCGCGCCGAGGAACAGATGACCAACGCCTGGGACGTGCTCAAGACCATGACCCCGGCCGATTATCTGGAATTTCGCAGCGCGTTCGGACAGGCGTCGGGCTTTCAGAGCGAGCGCTATCGCATGATGGAGTTCATGTTGGGCAACCGCAATGAGGTGATGCTGCGGCCACATGCCCACCGCCCGGAACTCCACGGGCCCCTGCAGGCAGCGCTGGAAGCTCCCAGCCTCTACGACCTGACCTTGCGGCTGCTGGCCCAGGCGGGTTTTGATCTGCCGGCCGAGGTACTAGAACGCGATTTCCGCCGGCCTTATCAGTCTCATCCGGCGGTGCGGGCCGCCTGGCTGGCCGTGTACCGTGACACCGCTCGCTACTGGGAACTGTATGAGCTGGCCGAGAAACTGCTGGACGTGGAAGACCAGTTCCGGCGCTGGCGCTTCAACCATCTGACCACGGTGGAACGGGTGATCGGGTTCAAGCGCGGCAGCGGCGGGACCAGCGGCGCTGGGTACCTTAAACAGGCACTGGATACGGTGCTGTTTCCGGAATTGTGGGAGGCCCGAACCGAGCTGTAA
- a CDS encoding PIG-L family deacetylase: MPVKATSGNATAPATAGAAHEAPPIPDPKAVKDQDLGITEDRVEAQSIWWWDDVSFYVVAHQDDWQLFMSPEAYADSQQENTKMVMIYLTAGDAGRRSMTPGESYVLAREEGAERSLRFLSDVGTVSHKAATRSQARIGDHLIRRVAYGNTVSYYFRLPDGGFLSQLHDGEIQQLAAVDQSTVYQGWDDLSATLKQVLRKEGSYTAKLHVNLADPDAQINDGDHSDHQETSLLAGGLLTDVPCAEQRLYQTYNTSSLPVNMTPDELLNHAALFGIVESGRADKGFPGAWEPLHKSWLGKHYLRALPASQPVPCF, from the coding sequence TTGCCTGTCAAAGCTACATCAGGGAATGCGACAGCGCCAGCAACAGCTGGAGCGGCCCACGAAGCTCCGCCGATCCCTGATCCCAAGGCTGTCAAGGATCAGGACCTTGGCATCACGGAAGACAGGGTCGAGGCACAGAGCATCTGGTGGTGGGATGACGTTTCCTTCTACGTCGTTGCCCATCAGGACGACTGGCAACTGTTCATGAGCCCAGAAGCCTACGCGGATTCACAGCAGGAAAACACCAAAATGGTGATGATCTACCTGACGGCGGGTGACGCTGGGCGGCGTTCCATGACGCCCGGCGAGTCCTATGTTCTGGCGCGCGAGGAAGGAGCCGAACGGAGCCTGCGGTTCCTGTCGGATGTCGGCACCGTATCGCATAAGGCCGCGACTCGCAGCCAGGCCCGGATTGGCGACCACCTGATCCGGCGAGTCGCTTATGGCAACACCGTCAGCTATTACTTCCGTCTGCCTGACGGCGGGTTCCTCTCTCAGCTACACGACGGAGAAATCCAGCAACTTGCAGCGGTGGACCAGTCGACAGTTTATCAGGGCTGGGACGACCTCTCGGCCACGCTCAAACAGGTGCTCCGCAAGGAAGGCAGCTACACGGCGAAACTTCACGTTAATCTGGCCGACCCCGATGCCCAGATCAACGACGGTGATCACAGCGACCATCAGGAAACGTCCCTGCTGGCCGGCGGCCTGCTGACAGATGTCCCCTGTGCCGAGCAGAGGCTTTACCAGACCTATAACACCTCTAGTCTCCCCGTCAATATGACACCGGACGAGCTGCTGAACCACGCCGCCCTCTTCGGTATCGTGGAAAGCGGGCGGGCTGACAAGGGCTTTCCCGGCGCCTGGGAACCTCTACACAAATCCTGGCTGGGCAAGCATTACCTGCGGGCCCTGCCGGCCAGTCAGCCGGTGCCCTGCTTCTGA
- a CDS encoding cyclase family protein → MSIPSMPVLDISRLLTPGHPNWPGDAPFTVTPGARIAAGDSVNTGVISTSTHTGTHVDAPWHYDDAAPRLHEIPLDVYVGPALVVRVPASGHITSALLEDLPADLPPRLLLCTGQPAHWDSFPREFTVPTPEFVQAAGVRGVRLLGLDVPSMDPLESRTLDSHHAAFAAGIHILESLSLSHVAPGQYTLVCLPLPLHGADGAPARAILLP, encoded by the coding sequence ATGTCTATTCCCTCCATGCCGGTTCTGGATATCTCCCGTCTGCTGACTCCTGGCCACCCCAACTGGCCCGGCGATGCGCCGTTCACGGTAACCCCCGGCGCCCGCATCGCGGCCGGCGACTCGGTGAATACCGGGGTGATTTCCACCTCGACCCATACCGGCACCCACGTGGATGCCCCCTGGCACTACGACGACGCGGCCCCCCGCCTGCACGAGATTCCGCTGGACGTGTATGTGGGACCGGCGCTGGTGGTGCGGGTGCCGGCCAGTGGGCACATCACCTCGGCGCTGCTGGAGGACTTGCCCGCTGACCTGCCGCCCCGGCTGCTGCTGTGCACCGGTCAGCCCGCCCACTGGGACAGCTTTCCGCGTGAATTTACCGTGCCTACGCCGGAATTTGTGCAGGCGGCCGGCGTGCGCGGCGTGCGGCTACTGGGGCTGGACGTGCCCAGCATGGATCCGCTGGAGAGTCGGACGCTGGACAGTCACCACGCCGCTTTTGCCGCTGGCATACATATTCTCGAAAGCCTTAGCCTGAGCCATGTCGCGCCCGGCCAGTACACCCTGGTGTGTTTGCCGCTGCCACTGCACGGCGCAGACGGCGCTCCGGCGCGGGCTATACTGCTGCCATGA
- a CDS encoding DsbA family protein, which yields MHSIYFDFLCPYAWRGLELATALGGPQGFVPRHFSLLEGNHRDNTQELHWRLTDQDPRAQGEDSFLKAQHASLNAFLSAQAARRQGPATEWNYSLVLFRLHHEQGQPLEEATFQQAAQLAEELDQAAWQQARQEISGLQAALRADLDTAAGIGVQGTPTFVLESGEAAYFRFEELTRDPAEAKRRWDLYTAVLRDPARIGTIKRARNRPA from the coding sequence ATGCACAGCATCTATTTCGATTTTTTATGCCCTTACGCCTGGCGCGGCCTGGAACTGGCGACAGCTCTGGGCGGCCCGCAGGGGTTCGTGCCGCGGCACTTCTCGCTGCTGGAAGGCAATCACCGGGACAATACCCAGGAACTGCACTGGCGGCTGACCGACCAGGATCCCCGGGCGCAGGGTGAAGATTCTTTCCTGAAGGCACAGCACGCCAGCCTGAACGCTTTTCTGTCGGCGCAGGCGGCCCGCCGCCAGGGCCCGGCCACAGAATGGAACTACTCTCTGGTCCTCTTCCGGCTGCACCACGAGCAGGGTCAGCCGCTGGAAGAAGCCACTTTTCAGCAGGCAGCTCAGTTGGCCGAGGAGCTTGATCAGGCCGCCTGGCAGCAGGCCCGCCAAGAGATCTCTGGCCTGCAAGCGGCGCTGCGGGCCGACCTGGACACCGCCGCTGGCATCGGGGTGCAGGGCACGCCCACCTTTGTTCTGGAGAGCGGCGAGGCTGCCTACTTCCGTTTCGAGGAACTGACCCGTGACCCGGCCGAGGCAAAGCGGCGCTGGGACCTCTACACCGCCGTGCTGCGCGACCCGGCCCGCATTGGCACCATCAAGCGGGCGCGCAACCGCCCCGCCTGA
- the kynU gene encoding kynureninase, translating into MPKLYQPEAFAVPDGIYLDGNSLGLMPHAAKQAVERRLNEWATQAVVGWDEWFGLSESLSPQLARLAGARPEEVIATGSITANLHALLATFYRPQGQRRHLLATALDFPTDLYALRSWADREGAELRLIPSRDGHTLHPDDIAAAITDEIAIVLLPTVLYRSGQLLDVARWTAAAHQQGCLIGWDAAHSMGAVPHQFHDDGADFAVWCSYKYLNAGPGAPGGLYVHERHAGVLPGLRGWWGNDKTSQFQMDNEYRRAGDAGAYQLGTPPVLSLAALEGALEVYRGVDPEELRARSLELTDLLLALAEEQLPEMQVITPRPAAERGGHVSLQWQHNRQVSLALRARRIIPDYREPGILRLAPIPFYNNEDDVRGVVQAMREIIDSREYEAAGEGSAVS; encoded by the coding sequence ATGCCAAAACTGTATCAACCTGAAGCGTTCGCGGTGCCGGACGGGATTTATCTGGACGGCAACAGCCTGGGCCTGATGCCACACGCTGCAAAGCAGGCAGTGGAGCGCCGCCTGAACGAGTGGGCCACCCAGGCGGTGGTGGGCTGGGACGAGTGGTTCGGCCTCAGCGAGAGCCTGTCGCCGCAGCTGGCCCGTCTGGCAGGCGCCCGACCCGAGGAAGTGATCGCTACCGGGTCCATCACGGCCAACCTGCACGCGCTGCTGGCCACCTTTTACCGCCCGCAGGGCCAGCGCCGGCACCTGCTGGCCACCGCGCTGGACTTTCCCACCGACCTCTATGCCCTGCGCTCCTGGGCCGACCGCGAGGGCGCCGAGCTGCGGCTGATTCCTTCGCGCGACGGCCATACCCTGCACCCGGACGACATCGCCGCTGCCATCACCGACGAGATTGCTATCGTGCTGCTGCCTACGGTGCTGTACCGCTCCGGGCAGTTGCTGGATGTGGCCCGCTGGACCGCCGCTGCTCATCAGCAGGGCTGCCTGATCGGCTGGGACGCTGCACACTCGATGGGCGCCGTGCCACACCAGTTCCATGACGACGGCGCCGACTTTGCAGTGTGGTGCAGCTACAAGTACCTGAACGCCGGCCCCGGGGCACCGGGTGGGCTGTATGTACACGAGCGGCACGCCGGGGTGCTGCCGGGCCTACGCGGTTGGTGGGGCAACGACAAAACCAGCCAGTTTCAGATGGACAACGAGTACCGCCGGGCGGGCGACGCCGGTGCCTATCAGCTGGGCACGCCGCCGGTCCTGTCGCTGGCCGCGCTGGAAGGCGCGCTGGAAGTCTACCGGGGTGTGGACCCGGAGGAACTGCGGGCCCGCTCGCTGGAACTGACTGACCTGCTGCTGGCCCTGGCCGAAGAACAGCTGCCCGAAATGCAGGTCATCACGCCTCGCCCCGCTGCTGAGCGTGGGGGCCATGTGTCGCTGCAATGGCAGCACAACCGGCAGGTGTCGCTGGCGCTGCGGGCCCGCCGTATCATTCCCGACTACCGCGAGCCGGGCATCTTGCGGCTGGCCCCGATTCCCTTTTACAACAACGAAGACGATGTGCGCGGAGTGGTGCAGGCCATGCGCGAGATCATTGACAGCCGCGAGTACGAGGCGGCCGGCGAGGGCAGCGCCGTATCCTGA
- a CDS encoding FRG domain-containing protein: MHEYRVSSWLELMDVLHQDTWNESLHRFRSPYVFRGQGRELPLTTTLQRLGGDPSELERHLVRAFRKYAYGSVPDRDLLWYWLAVGQHHGLPTRLLDWSYSPLVALHFATASEDLYGEDGVVWMLNFSETNAGLPVPLRDMLEHEGSAVFTVDMLAALGEASGALPPSRLGFDSDTHWLEQYELVAGQPFLLFLEPPSLDQRIVQQSALFSMLSNPNAQIGDWLHAHDGAVQKIILPAELKGEIRDKLDQANITERTLFPDLGGLSQWLRRYYRVMEPPQDEAAEEQSDGDRSSADHPLTPEEVRMKQH; encoded by the coding sequence ATGCACGAATACCGAGTCTCCAGCTGGCTGGAACTGATGGATGTGCTGCATCAAGACACCTGGAATGAGTCGCTGCACCGCTTTCGCTCGCCTTATGTCTTCCGGGGGCAGGGGCGCGAGCTGCCGCTGACCACCACATTGCAGCGGCTGGGCGGCGACCCCAGTGAACTGGAACGCCACCTGGTGCGGGCTTTTCGCAAGTACGCCTACGGCAGCGTGCCTGACCGCGACTTGCTATGGTACTGGCTGGCGGTGGGGCAGCACCACGGCCTGCCTACCCGGCTGCTGGACTGGTCCTATTCGCCGCTGGTGGCGCTGCACTTCGCGACCGCTTCTGAGGATCTGTACGGCGAAGACGGCGTGGTCTGGATGCTGAATTTCTCGGAAACCAACGCCGGGCTGCCAGTGCCACTGCGCGACATGCTGGAGCATGAGGGCAGCGCCGTTTTCACGGTGGATATGCTGGCCGCCCTGGGCGAAGCTTCCGGGGCACTGCCGCCCAGCCGCCTGGGCTTCGACAGCGACACCCACTGGCTGGAGCAGTATGAACTGGTGGCCGGGCAGCCGTTCTTGCTGTTTCTCGAGCCGCCCTCGCTGGACCAGCGCATCGTGCAGCAATCGGCGCTGTTTTCGATGCTGTCCAATCCCAACGCGCAGATTGGCGACTGGCTGCACGCACACGACGGCGCTGTGCAGAAGATCATCCTGCCGGCCGAGCTGAAAGGCGAAATCCGCGACAAGCTGGACCAGGCCAACATCACCGAGCGAACCCTTTTCCCGGACCTGGGCGGCCTCAGCCAGTGGCTGCGGCGCTATTACCGGGTAATGGAGCCGCCCCAGGACGAGGCGGCCGAAGAACAGAGCGACGGCGACCGGTCCAGCGCTGACCATCCCCTGACCCCGGAAGAAGTCCGGATGAAGCAGCACTGA
- the glf gene encoding UDP-galactopyranose mutase — MTEPTEPHQDNTAPQADQQAGALTQAPATAVPQQGAFDYLIVGAGFAGSVLAERLASSGKRVLIVDRRAHIGGNAYDAYDDAGVLIHPYGPHIFHTNSRDVFDYLSQFTQWRPYQHRVKASVDGQLVPMPINLDTVNQLYGLSLTSFELEDFFASVAEPVEHVRTSEDVVVSKVGRDLYQKFFRGYTRKQWGLDPSELDASVTARVPTRTNRDDRYFADVYQAMPLHGYTRMFQNMLDHPNIKVMLNTDYREIVDVIPWHHMIYTGPVDAFFDHCYGPLPYRSLAFKHETHDVDYLLPVGTVNHPNDYAYTRVSEFKHITGQRHHQTSVVYEFPQAEGDPYYPVPRPENAELYKRYEALANARPDVTFVGRLATYRYYNMDQVVAQALTTFRKLTGEG; from the coding sequence ATGACTGAACCGACCGAACCACACCAGGACAACACCGCCCCACAGGCCGACCAGCAGGCCGGCGCGCTGACCCAGGCCCCGGCCACCGCTGTCCCGCAGCAGGGCGCCTTCGATTACCTGATCGTGGGCGCTGGATTTGCCGGTAGCGTGCTGGCCGAGCGACTGGCCAGCAGCGGCAAACGGGTGCTGATCGTGGACCGCCGCGCCCATATCGGCGGCAACGCTTATGACGCCTACGATGACGCCGGCGTGCTGATCCACCCCTACGGCCCGCACATCTTCCACACCAATTCCAGGGACGTGTTCGACTACCTCTCACAGTTCACCCAGTGGCGGCCCTATCAGCACCGAGTCAAGGCCAGCGTGGACGGGCAGCTGGTGCCGATGCCGATCAACCTCGACACCGTCAATCAGCTGTACGGACTGAGCCTGACCTCCTTTGAGCTGGAAGATTTCTTCGCTTCGGTGGCCGAACCGGTCGAGCACGTCCGCACCTCCGAGGACGTGGTGGTCAGCAAGGTGGGGCGCGACCTGTACCAGAAATTCTTCCGTGGCTATACCCGCAAGCAGTGGGGCCTGGACCCCAGCGAACTGGACGCCAGCGTCACCGCCCGCGTGCCCACCCGCACCAACCGCGACGACCGCTACTTCGCGGACGTGTATCAGGCCATGCCGCTGCACGGGTACACCCGGATGTTCCAGAACATGCTGGATCACCCCAACATCAAGGTGATGCTGAACACCGACTACCGCGAGATCGTGGACGTGATTCCCTGGCACCACATGATCTACACCGGGCCGGTCGACGCCTTTTTCGACCACTGCTATGGCCCGCTCCCCTACCGCAGCCTGGCCTTCAAGCATGAAACCCACGACGTGGACTATCTGCTGCCGGTAGGCACCGTGAACCACCCCAACGATTACGCCTACACCCGCGTCAGCGAGTTCAAGCACATCACCGGGCAGCGCCACCACCAGACCAGCGTGGTCTATGAATTTCCGCAGGCCGAGGGCGACCCTTATTACCCGGTGCCGCGCCCCGAGAACGCCGAACTCTACAAGCGCTACGAGGCGCTGGCGAACGCCCGCCCAGATGTAACTTTTGTGGGCCGGCTGGCCACCTACCGCTACTACAACATGGATCAGGTGGTGGCCCAGGCCCTGACCACCTTCCGCAAACTGACCGGCGAGGGCTGA
- a CDS encoding glycosyltransferase family 1 protein has protein sequence MTQSSSMPALLVLSHLRWDFVFQRPQHLMTRAARTRPVYYIEEPVFGDHPDELRRTQDASGVTVCTPYIEAGHSPAESQSRTAALLGALVREEDLREYDLWVYTPMELPVTAALTPRVTIYDCMDELANFKGAPPELRQREQQLFRQADVVFTGGHRLYEAKREQHSNVHPFPSSVEVAHFAQARQAQTEPADQAGISHPRLGFYGVIDERFDIELVGELARRRPEWQFVLIGPVVKIAPEDLPQAANLHYLGKKDYRELPAYLSGWDVALLPFARNEATEFISPTKTPEYLAAGVPVVSTGIRDVVQPYGAGEMARIADDADAFEAACAEALTEASTAAAAERQARADAFLAELSWDRTWEEMAAQIEQAAEQNHYSPEKGAADD, from the coding sequence ATGACCCAGTCCTCAAGCATGCCGGCATTACTGGTCCTGTCACATCTGCGCTGGGATTTCGTCTTTCAGCGCCCCCAGCACCTGATGACCCGCGCCGCCCGGACGCGGCCGGTGTACTACATCGAAGAACCGGTCTTCGGGGATCACCCCGACGAACTGCGCCGGACCCAGGACGCCAGCGGCGTCACCGTCTGCACCCCCTACATTGAAGCGGGCCACAGCCCGGCCGAATCCCAGAGCCGCACGGCCGCGCTGCTGGGCGCCCTGGTCCGCGAAGAAGATTTACGCGAATACGACCTGTGGGTGTATACCCCGATGGAATTGCCGGTCACCGCAGCGCTGACCCCACGCGTCACCATTTACGACTGCATGGATGAACTCGCCAACTTCAAAGGTGCGCCGCCCGAACTGCGGCAGCGCGAGCAGCAGCTGTTCCGCCAGGCCGACGTGGTCTTTACCGGTGGGCACCGGCTCTATGAAGCCAAGCGCGAGCAACACAGCAATGTTCATCCCTTTCCTTCCAGCGTGGAAGTCGCGCATTTCGCCCAGGCCCGGCAGGCACAGACCGAGCCGGCCGATCAAGCAGGTATCTCTCATCCCCGACTGGGCTTTTACGGCGTCATTGACGAGCGTTTCGATATCGAGCTGGTGGGCGAACTGGCCCGCCGCCGCCCCGAGTGGCAGTTCGTCTTGATCGGCCCAGTGGTCAAGATTGCCCCCGAAGACCTGCCGCAGGCCGCCAACCTGCATTACCTGGGCAAAAAAGACTACCGCGAGCTGCCCGCTTACCTGAGCGGCTGGGACGTGGCGCTGCTGCCTTTTGCCCGCAACGAAGCCACTGAATTTATCAGCCCCACCAAAACACCCGAATATCTGGCTGCTGGCGTGCCGGTGGTCTCGACCGGCATCCGCGACGTGGTGCAGCCTTATGGCGCCGGCGAAATGGCCCGAATTGCCGACGACGCAGATGCCTTCGAGGCCGCCTGCGCCGAAGCCCTGACCGAAGCCAGCACCGCAGCGGCCGCCGAACGTCAGGCCCGCGCCGATGCCTTCCTGGCCGAACTGTCTTGGGACCGCACCTGGGAAGAAATGGCCGCACAAATAGAACAGGCCGCCGAACAAAATCACTACAGCCCAGAAAAAGGAGCCGCCGATGACTGA
- a CDS encoding glycosyltransferase, which produces MSSFSPAPLSARPVVVALPARDEAHNIGAALRALGTQRDGMGRPLPVRVALLVNNTADRTAELAVQVAAQLPQLKLSLREESWPDRPGSVVQARRRALDWAAELAGPDGIIASTDADTRPAPDWLWQLTAPLRTGGAAAVQASAGRILLDPAERAALPPAVRRTHLLDSGYRWWVEALMARLNPVPFDPWPRHWQHFGASLALTVQAYRVVGGVPDVSELEDIALVRALRRQDLALRHTPQARVWTSARRSGRVAVGLSTQLQEWTAGPEHWQVPGGAEVVALARAEAALRLAWQGGHAPTDALVRLWRADPAALAAALHSPFLGRALEQAHAARRAGDWVQHSPAVPVEQALREVREELARLHI; this is translated from the coding sequence GTGTCCAGTTTCTCGCCTGCCCCGCTTTCTGCCCGCCCGGTTGTGGTGGCCCTGCCAGCGCGGGATGAGGCGCACAATATTGGCGCGGCGCTGCGGGCGTTGGGTACTCAGCGGGATGGCATGGGACGGCCCCTGCCGGTCAGGGTGGCGCTGCTGGTCAACAACACGGCCGACCGGACTGCCGAGCTGGCCGTACAGGTCGCCGCGCAGTTGCCGCAGCTGAAGCTCTCGCTGCGCGAAGAAAGCTGGCCCGACCGGCCAGGCAGCGTGGTGCAGGCCCGACGCCGCGCGCTGGACTGGGCCGCCGAGCTGGCCGGGCCAGATGGAATCATCGCCAGTACCGACGCCGATACTCGCCCAGCTCCCGACTGGCTGTGGCAGCTGACGGCGCCGCTGCGGACCGGAGGCGCAGCAGCGGTGCAGGCCAGCGCGGGCCGCATCCTGCTGGATCCGGCCGAGCGCGCGGCGCTGCCGCCAGCGGTACGGCGCACCCACTTGCTGGACAGCGGCTATCGCTGGTGGGTGGAGGCACTGATGGCCCGGCTGAATCCTGTCCCCTTCGACCCCTGGCCGCGGCACTGGCAGCATTTCGGGGCCAGCCTGGCGCTGACCGTGCAGGCGTACCGGGTAGTAGGCGGCGTGCCGGACGTGAGTGAGCTGGAAGACATAGCGCTGGTGCGGGCTCTGCGCCGGCAGGACCTTGCGCTGCGCCACACTCCGCAGGCCCGAGTCTGGACCTCAGCGCGGCGGTCTGGGCGGGTGGCGGTGGGGCTGTCCACCCAGCTCCAGGAGTGGACCGCCGGCCCAGAACACTGGCAGGTCCCCGGCGGCGCAGAAGTGGTGGCGTTGGCCCGGGCTGAAGCGGCCCTGCGGCTGGCCTGGCAAGGCGGCCATGCCCCAACGGACGCCCTGGTCCGTCTATGGCGCGCTGACCCTGCTGCTCTGGCGGCGGCCCTGCACAGTCCTTTTTTGGGGCGGGCGCTGGAACAGGCGCACGCGGCGCGCCGGGCTGGGGACTGGGTGCAGCATTCCCCGGCGGTGCCGGTAGAGCAGGCGCTGCGGGAAGTTCGGGAAGAACTGGCCCGGTTGCATATCTGA